Proteins from a genomic interval of Salinivibrio kushneri:
- a CDS encoding PLP-dependent aminotransferase family protein, with the protein MKKTNIHYGPSQRPWYEQVPDFAKDYVSAPTHDPLVVYQQRNQSFVLQQTSLCSQDFEIPPHGLSDAEQYQAMKTFFVYSAQQADRFLGYQVESRFTQAEPSLRDYAPVQSDLEQGNWRQVDYPSRIAPFLTMSLNNVGDPFVDGDFTLNSKNIERMVLDYYACLWRAQWPSLGYQPHNEHVTPAQQNESYWGYVLTMGSTEGNLYAMLNARDYLSGRMLLRDQLAEQAQCAQKNSRIDEQSEYFSVYPDTGEAKYHPVAFFSEDTHYSIVKAMEVEKIDTFATLGRRLYPEQNPLNQGEPWPDAVPSQGPTEALPVGSGAVDIDSLITLVRFFAQKGHPILVVLNFGTTFKGAYDDVPKALAELEQVLKEAGLYERKVTVKTDTGKTHEEMRSGYWIHIDGALGANYAPFIQMASPHDMPLPNNLGKNIPKEDIAAMPAFDFSLPMVHSMVASGHKWPGSPWPTGVYMTKQKYMVSPPDDPEYIGSPDTTFAGSRSGLSPLILWHFFATNSYQQQREKALYAIELAYYAVEKLEEVAAYWREKSLGRPEEECPPDGLWLQHTPLSLSLIFSQPSDEIIAKYSLAKETITDPNDNNFRRQYVHLFTMWDVSEARIDALCNDLMSPNALKPLSDVKMQIDTPSRDLPKNHTHLPLKGRSFR; encoded by the coding sequence ATGAAAAAGACAAATATCCACTACGGGCCTTCGCAGCGCCCTTGGTATGAACAGGTGCCTGACTTTGCCAAAGACTATGTGTCGGCCCCCACTCATGACCCTCTGGTTGTCTACCAGCAGCGAAACCAGTCCTTTGTCCTGCAGCAAACGTCGCTTTGCAGTCAAGACTTTGAGATCCCTCCACATGGCTTATCGGATGCAGAGCAATATCAAGCGATGAAGACATTTTTTGTCTATAGCGCGCAACAAGCAGATCGATTTTTAGGGTATCAAGTCGAATCGAGGTTTACGCAGGCAGAACCAAGCCTCCGTGACTATGCCCCGGTGCAGTCAGACTTAGAACAAGGTAATTGGCGCCAAGTCGATTACCCATCACGTATCGCACCGTTTTTAACGATGAGCCTCAACAATGTAGGGGATCCGTTTGTCGATGGTGACTTCACGCTCAACTCAAAAAATATCGAGCGTATGGTGTTAGATTATTATGCCTGTTTGTGGCGAGCGCAATGGCCATCACTGGGTTATCAACCACATAATGAGCATGTAACACCTGCGCAGCAGAATGAAAGTTACTGGGGATATGTGCTGACGATGGGCAGTACCGAAGGGAACTTGTATGCGATGCTAAATGCACGTGACTATCTGTCAGGGCGAATGTTGTTACGTGATCAACTGGCAGAGCAAGCACAGTGTGCCCAGAAAAACTCGCGTATTGATGAGCAAAGTGAGTACTTTTCTGTGTATCCGGACACCGGCGAGGCTAAGTATCATCCCGTTGCATTCTTCTCAGAAGATACGCATTACTCCATCGTAAAAGCGATGGAAGTAGAGAAGATTGATACGTTCGCCACTTTAGGTCGTCGGTTATACCCCGAGCAAAACCCACTTAACCAAGGAGAACCTTGGCCTGATGCCGTGCCATCTCAAGGGCCAACGGAAGCGCTTCCAGTCGGGTCTGGGGCTGTTGATATTGATAGTCTCATTACACTTGTGCGCTTTTTTGCCCAAAAGGGGCACCCGATTTTGGTTGTGCTGAATTTTGGCACCACATTTAAAGGGGCATACGATGATGTTCCCAAGGCTTTGGCAGAACTTGAGCAAGTGCTCAAAGAGGCCGGGCTATACGAGCGAAAAGTCACGGTGAAAACGGACACGGGGAAAACCCATGAGGAAATGCGCAGTGGCTATTGGATTCATATAGATGGTGCGCTGGGCGCGAATTATGCGCCATTTATTCAAATGGCGTCACCACACGATATGCCGCTTCCGAACAATCTAGGCAAGAACATTCCAAAGGAAGACATTGCGGCGATGCCAGCATTTGATTTCAGTTTGCCAATGGTACATTCAATGGTTGCGAGTGGTCATAAATGGCCGGGAAGTCCTTGGCCAACAGGCGTGTACATGACCAAACAAAAATACATGGTCTCACCGCCAGACGATCCTGAGTATATTGGTTCGCCAGATACTACCTTCGCGGGGTCACGAAGCGGTTTATCACCATTGATTTTATGGCACTTCTTCGCCACCAATAGCTATCAACAACAACGAGAAAAAGCGCTTTATGCCATCGAACTCGCATATTATGCCGTTGAGAAGCTAGAGGAGGTAGCAGCCTATTGGCGTGAAAAGTCTCTAGGTCGCCCCGAGGAGGAGTGCCCGCCTGATGGGCTGTGGTTGCAGCACACGCCATTATCGTTATCACTAATCTTCTCGCAACCGAGTGACGAAATTATCGCTAAATATTCGTTGGCGAAAGAGACGATCACAGACCCTAATGACAATAATTTTCGGAGGCAATACGTGCATCTATTCACGATGTGGGATGTCAGCGAAGCGCGTATTGATGCGTTGTGTAACGATTTGATGTCGCCGAATGCGTTAAAGCCTTTGAGTGACGTTAAAATGCAGATAGACACACCAAGTCGAGACTTACCAAAAAACCACACTCATTTACCGCTTAAAGGACGCTCGTTCCGATAG
- a CDS encoding GNAT family N-acetyltransferase, whose product MATTASNRLTIRRMRPDDTEPVLDIWLNASLQAHDFIDEAFWHQQRDAMRASYLPMADVWVGTYQEVILGFYALHGNTLAAIFVDPAHQGAGVGSQLLDHAKLQKPTIDLTVYQKNTASYAFYLRHGFVVDREQTDPHTGEREWRMVYSGS is encoded by the coding sequence ATGGCAACGACGGCGTCCAATCGATTAACCATTCGTCGTATGCGGCCGGACGATACGGAGCCGGTGCTAGATATCTGGTTAAATGCCTCACTGCAGGCGCATGATTTCATTGATGAGGCGTTCTGGCATCAGCAACGTGATGCCATGCGTGCTTCTTACTTACCGATGGCTGACGTATGGGTAGGCACTTATCAAGAGGTCATCCTTGGCTTTTATGCATTGCATGGCAATACGCTGGCGGCGATTTTTGTCGATCCTGCCCATCAGGGGGCTGGTGTGGGGAGTCAATTGCTCGATCATGCCAAACTGCAAAAGCCCACTATCGACCTCACAGTTTATCAGAAAAATACCGCCAGTTACGCTTTTTATCTACGTCACGGTTTTGTGGTTGATAGAGAGCAAACGGATCCACATACCGGAGAGCGTGAGTGGCGAATGGTTTATTCTGGTAGTTAA
- a CDS encoding GNAT family N-acetyltransferase, translating into MKYRMDASPSNDDITAIRQQLQQSNAPFLAGLPEGSLAGYAYNDNDERIGGVVANTWGQWLLIKYLWVDDAFRHRHVGSHLLSNLEEYAKEMGCKMAFVDTLSFQAKPFYEKHGYQCQMTLSDYPVDHALHFMTKKLAD; encoded by the coding sequence ATGAAATACCGCATGGACGCGAGCCCGAGTAACGATGATATTACCGCCATTCGCCAACAGCTGCAGCAAAGCAATGCCCCGTTTTTAGCTGGCCTTCCTGAAGGCTCTCTTGCCGGCTACGCCTATAACGATAATGATGAACGTATCGGTGGCGTGGTGGCCAACACTTGGGGGCAATGGCTATTGATTAAATACCTTTGGGTCGATGATGCCTTCCGCCATCGCCACGTGGGGAGCCACTTATTGAGTAACTTGGAAGAGTACGCCAAGGAGATGGGTTGTAAAATGGCGTTCGTTGATACCTTAAGCTTTCAAGCCAAACCTTTCTATGAAAAGCATGGCTATCAATGCCAGATGACATTGTCGGACTATCCTGTCGATCATGCACTGCACTTTATGACCAAAAAGCTCGCTGACTAA
- a CDS encoding nucleotidyltransferase family protein: protein MRALRCVQALNLPQCYIAAGFIRNLVWDALHKYAPSALNDIDVVFYDPEDTSAEREQYLEQLLQKTMPEMTWQVRNQARMHEKHQDPPYASTLDAMRFWPEKETAIAVRLDMNQRCEVIAAFGVQSLFELKLSHNPARPWHVFQQRLDDKQWLTHWPKLIVTTQCSVAAKPIHHE from the coding sequence ATGCGTGCGCTTCGCTGTGTTCAAGCTTTAAACCTCCCTCAGTGCTATATTGCTGCCGGATTTATCCGGAATCTGGTTTGGGATGCGTTGCACAAATATGCCCCGAGTGCGCTCAATGATATCGATGTTGTCTTCTACGATCCTGAAGATACCAGTGCAGAGCGCGAACAATATTTAGAGCAGCTACTGCAAAAAACCATGCCAGAAATGACTTGGCAGGTACGTAACCAGGCGCGAATGCACGAGAAGCACCAAGATCCTCCTTACGCGAGTACGCTAGATGCAATGCGCTTTTGGCCGGAGAAAGAAACTGCGATTGCGGTGCGCCTTGATATGAACCAACGCTGCGAAGTCATCGCCGCCTTTGGGGTTCAATCTTTATTTGAACTTAAGCTTAGCCATAATCCTGCCCGCCCATGGCACGTTTTTCAGCAGCGCCTTGATGATAAGCAGTGGCTGACACATTGGCCCAAACTCATTGTCACCACGCAGTGCTCTGTGGCGGCAAAGCCGATCCATCACGAGTAA
- the yidD gene encoding membrane protein insertion efficiency factor YidD: protein MLKYLSLTLIHRYQAKGGSKKRFNIECNFEPSCSEYTRQAIERYGALRGWQLGLARIRRCNNPDAIEKIHDEVP from the coding sequence ATGCTCAAGTATTTGTCGCTTACGTTGATCCATCGTTACCAAGCTAAAGGTGGATCAAAAAAACGGTTCAATATTGAGTGTAATTTCGAGCCGAGCTGCTCGGAGTATACGCGCCAAGCGATCGAAAGATACGGCGCACTCCGAGGCTGGCAACTCGGATTGGCGCGCATTCGCCGCTGTAATAATCCCGATGCGATTGAAAAAATTCACGATGAGGTGCCTTAA
- a CDS encoding DUF4177 domain-containing protein, translating into MSQFTEYKVVHIVEGGCGTLLLGSSGLPLQRLEAELNQYAQDGWQVVFQVIEKKRYMLFWQREAVIVTLGR; encoded by the coding sequence ATGAGTCAGTTTACCGAGTACAAAGTCGTTCATATTGTTGAAGGTGGTTGCGGCACCTTATTGCTGGGCTCAAGTGGCTTGCCGTTGCAACGCCTCGAAGCCGAGCTCAATCAATACGCGCAAGATGGCTGGCAGGTTGTTTTTCAAGTGATCGAAAAGAAACGTTACATGCTGTTTTGGCAGCGTGAAGCCGTGATTGTCACCCTAGGTCGCTAA
- the rimJ gene encoding ribosomal protein S5-alanine N-acetyltransferase, protein MLSTPRTRLVLLPPEKADMVAQFYQRNRAHLSPWEPIRPAAFYREDYWHRALQEANDLFQQQQAFKFVILHHERDDVIGVCNFTNVIHGAFKACLLGYAADEHYQGQGYMHEATQAGIRFVFEQVGLHRVMANYLPDNTRSERLLTKLGFEREGYARRYLKINGRWQDHVLTAKLNPLLEE, encoded by the coding sequence GTGCTAAGCACGCCAAGGACGAGATTAGTTTTGCTTCCCCCAGAAAAAGCCGACATGGTCGCGCAGTTTTATCAGCGAAATCGTGCTCACCTGTCCCCATGGGAACCCATACGTCCTGCCGCATTTTATCGCGAAGACTATTGGCATCGCGCGCTGCAAGAAGCGAACGATTTGTTTCAACAGCAGCAGGCCTTCAAGTTTGTGATTTTGCATCATGAACGGGACGATGTGATAGGGGTGTGCAATTTTACCAATGTCATTCACGGCGCCTTTAAAGCGTGCCTGCTAGGTTATGCCGCTGACGAGCATTATCAAGGGCAAGGCTACATGCACGAAGCCACCCAAGCAGGTATCCGTTTTGTCTTTGAGCAGGTTGGGTTGCATCGCGTGATGGCCAACTATCTGCCCGACAATACGCGCAGTGAGCGGCTACTTACCAAGCTGGGGTTTGAACGCGAAGGCTATGCACGCCGTTACCTCAAAATTAATGGCCGTTGGCAAGATCATGTGCTCACCGCCAAACTCAACCCTTTATTGGAAGAGTGA
- a CDS encoding M13 family metallopeptidase, which translates to MIKTPKKRLLLTRVALSVVLGMGLSVSSTTVQAAEAAQVQVQRESGLHLQDFDRSVRPQDDLFRHVNGTWYDQTQIPSDMSSYGAFRILAEENEKRLKGIIDELVARDDLKPGSNEQKLRDFYLSYMDKDKIDALGVTPIKPELERIAAISSKPALIYAMADLRRVGVGIPFSFYAWADAKNPDYNALYLSQSGLGLPDRDYYFRDTEDAERIRTAYKSYLEDMMRLAGYDQAKQRADRIYQLEKTLAEHHWTRAKRRDAQATYNKMSLGSLNQAMGGFDYARFAKRAGIDKADEVVVRMPSYFEALGQVFEQTSLQAWQDYLTIRTLNAFAPRLNHELVERQFAFYSKTLNGIPEQRDRWKRGVQATEGVLGEALGQEYVARYFPPQAKARMETMIDNLRAAFKDSIESLAWMSDETKAKALDKLSKFTPKIGYPEQWEDYSALTINADDLIGNSKRAARWGYQDMLSRIGAPVDRKEWGMTPQTVNAYYSPTANEIVFPAGILQPPFFDMNADDAVNYGGIGAVIGHEMGHGFDDQGSRYDSDGNLSNWWTDEDRARFDARTQKLAEQFSQFEPLPGLFIDGKVSLGENIGDLVGLTTAFRAYQKSLHGEPSPVMDGYTGEQRFFLSWGQIWKMKMREDALRERVSLGPHAPPQYRVLGAPRNVPAFYEAFDIKEGDGMYLPEDQRVNIW; encoded by the coding sequence ATGATAAAAACACCGAAAAAACGTCTGTTACTGACGCGTGTCGCACTGAGTGTTGTACTCGGCATGGGGCTTAGCGTTTCATCAACTACGGTGCAGGCGGCTGAGGCCGCACAGGTTCAGGTGCAGCGCGAATCAGGTCTGCATCTGCAAGATTTTGATCGATCGGTTCGCCCACAGGATGACTTGTTCCGTCACGTCAATGGCACTTGGTACGACCAAACCCAAATCCCCAGTGATATGTCCAGCTATGGTGCGTTCCGTATTTTAGCTGAAGAGAATGAAAAGCGTCTGAAAGGCATCATTGATGAGCTGGTGGCGCGTGATGATCTCAAGCCTGGCTCCAATGAGCAAAAGCTGCGTGATTTTTATCTTAGCTATATGGACAAAGACAAAATTGATGCCTTGGGGGTGACACCAATCAAACCTGAGCTCGAGCGCATTGCGGCGATTTCCTCGAAGCCTGCGTTGATTTACGCGATGGCCGACTTGCGACGAGTTGGCGTTGGGATCCCGTTCAGTTTTTATGCATGGGCCGATGCGAAAAACCCTGACTATAACGCTCTATATCTGAGCCAAAGTGGGTTGGGCCTGCCGGATAGAGACTATTATTTCCGAGACACCGAGGACGCTGAGCGTATCCGCACCGCGTATAAAAGTTATCTCGAAGATATGATGCGCTTAGCGGGCTATGATCAGGCCAAACAACGCGCAGATCGGATTTATCAGCTGGAAAAAACACTGGCAGAGCATCATTGGACACGCGCTAAACGCCGTGATGCCCAAGCAACCTATAACAAAATGAGTCTTGGATCGCTTAATCAAGCCATGGGCGGGTTTGATTATGCTCGCTTTGCCAAGCGCGCGGGTATCGACAAAGCCGATGAAGTAGTGGTGCGCATGCCGTCTTATTTTGAGGCATTAGGGCAGGTGTTTGAGCAAACCAGCCTGCAAGCGTGGCAAGATTATCTCACCATTCGCACGCTCAATGCCTTTGCGCCGCGCCTTAACCATGAGTTGGTTGAACGTCAATTTGCGTTCTATTCCAAAACCCTCAACGGCATTCCTGAGCAGCGTGACCGCTGGAAGCGGGGCGTGCAAGCCACCGAAGGGGTGCTGGGTGAAGCGCTTGGCCAAGAATATGTCGCCCGCTACTTCCCACCGCAAGCCAAAGCGCGTATGGAAACCATGATTGATAACCTGCGTGCCGCGTTTAAAGACTCGATCGAATCATTAGCGTGGATGAGCGATGAAACCAAAGCGAAAGCATTGGATAAGTTGAGTAAATTCACGCCCAAAATCGGCTATCCAGAGCAATGGGAAGATTACAGTGCGCTGACCATCAACGCCGATGACTTGATTGGCAACAGCAAACGTGCTGCTCGCTGGGGCTATCAAGATATGTTGTCGCGGATTGGTGCGCCAGTTGATCGCAAAGAGTGGGGCATGACGCCACAAACGGTTAACGCCTATTACAGCCCAACCGCTAACGAGATTGTGTTCCCCGCCGGGATCTTACAACCGCCGTTTTTTGATATGAATGCGGATGATGCCGTGAACTATGGCGGTATCGGCGCGGTGATTGGTCATGAAATGGGGCACGGTTTTGATGATCAGGGCTCGCGTTATGATAGTGATGGCAACCTATCCAATTGGTGGACGGATGAGGATCGCGCGCGCTTTGATGCACGCACCCAAAAGCTGGCCGAGCAATTTAGCCAGTTTGAACCGTTGCCGGGCTTGTTCATTGACGGCAAGGTGTCCTTGGGGGAGAACATTGGTGATTTAGTCGGCTTGACCACCGCCTTCCGCGCCTATCAAAAATCGTTGCACGGTGAACCGTCTCCTGTGATGGACGGTTATACCGGCGAGCAGCGATTCTTCCTCAGCTGGGGGCAGATCTGGAAAATGAAGATGCGTGAAGATGCCCTGCGTGAGCGCGTATCGCTGGGGCCGCATGCGCCACCACAATATCGCGTGCTTGGTGCGCCCCGCAATGTCCCTGCGTTCTATGAAGCCTTTGATATAAAAGAAGGTGACGGCATGTATTTACCCGAAGATCAGCGGGTGAATATCTGGTAA
- a CDS encoding GNAT family N-acetyltransferase — translation MFPATWRSKRLCFSAFEYSDAKRVKALFEQNQHLQYQDPTFKPWSLSTYQALIADSAEKKAPDVEDAFYLRRIQTHDGKDIGYLQISLNAPDAQSVWLPMLTISPRYQKHGYGSEAVASVIDTVQAYGDYRRMGVNVYAENIRAFRFWYQQGFCRISHFEPEQDEGRDYHCLVLYRDLDVRASPR, via the coding sequence ATGTTCCCAGCCACATGGCGCTCCAAGCGTTTGTGTTTTAGTGCGTTTGAATACAGTGATGCAAAGCGCGTTAAAGCGCTGTTTGAGCAAAATCAGCATCTGCAATATCAAGATCCCACGTTTAAACCTTGGTCGTTGTCGACCTATCAAGCACTGATAGCGGATAGTGCGGAGAAAAAGGCCCCTGATGTGGAAGACGCCTTTTATCTTCGTCGCATTCAGACTCATGACGGTAAAGATATTGGCTACTTACAAATCTCGCTCAATGCGCCCGATGCACAGAGTGTTTGGCTGCCCATGCTCACTATTTCTCCACGATATCAAAAGCATGGCTATGGCAGCGAAGCGGTTGCGAGCGTGATTGACACCGTGCAAGCTTATGGGGATTATCGACGCATGGGTGTGAATGTTTACGCCGAAAACATTCGCGCGTTTCGATTCTGGTATCAGCAAGGGTTCTGTCGTATTTCCCATTTTGAACCCGAGCAAGATGAAGGACGAGATTACCACTGCTTGGTGCTCTATCGCGATTTAGACGTGAGGGCATCACCACGGTAG
- a CDS encoding mechanosensitive ion channel domain-containing protein, producing MLVMVTTLLFLPLTYADQAPAPAESNVTSSEKTSLAHQIKRTKQYIQTLVESLEQAKGDDKDAIQLQLFSKNQELRELLANAINQQSLDNPQLVQLVTAQRRYTQDAYQYITARLNTLNEKITQASPEQRLPLINEYAELQQYLSTVFEASWENIRWLEQLDQPSQEPRNTLEQRLNQRLRLLSASIEYLRQQDTAQEKQIKSSPDSEKPALQLTQLNTQQRLTIATDGLKRTYQLADELGIETAEYKRQLFGVTGNITQDILDVDVAYSILSHWSENALNWAEDNAPQLVFQLIIFVLILLVAKLLARLTRSVVKSAVANKNFKFSQLMQDFFVSMSGKAVWVIGILVGLSQIGVNLTPVLTGFGIAGVIIGFALQDTLSNFAAGMMLLIYRPFDVGDFVYAGGVDGKVGNMSLVNTTIRTFDNQIIIVPNSKIWGDVIKNVTRERIRRVDMVFSIGYKDDLLRAEAVLTEIVQSHPAVLRTPEPMIKVHVLNTSSVDFIVRPWVKTDDYWDVYWDVTKTVKLRFDEEGISIPFPQQDVHLNWVSTAPEARSD from the coding sequence ATGTTAGTGATGGTAACTACCCTTCTGTTTCTTCCGTTGACCTATGCCGACCAAGCGCCGGCGCCTGCCGAGTCAAACGTCACGTCGAGTGAAAAAACATCATTGGCGCATCAAATAAAGCGCACCAAACAATACATTCAGACCCTTGTAGAAAGCCTTGAACAGGCAAAAGGCGATGACAAAGACGCGATTCAATTGCAGCTATTTTCCAAAAATCAAGAGCTAAGAGAGCTGCTCGCCAACGCCATTAATCAACAAAGCTTAGATAACCCGCAGTTGGTTCAACTGGTCACGGCGCAACGGCGGTATACCCAAGATGCGTATCAGTACATCACGGCTCGTCTCAATACCCTCAATGAGAAAATCACGCAAGCCAGCCCAGAGCAACGCTTACCACTCATTAATGAGTATGCGGAGTTACAGCAATACCTCAGTACGGTCTTTGAGGCGAGTTGGGAAAATATACGCTGGCTCGAGCAGCTCGACCAGCCTTCTCAGGAACCACGAAACACCTTAGAGCAACGTCTTAACCAACGTTTACGGCTCCTTTCTGCATCTATAGAATATTTGCGCCAGCAAGACACGGCGCAAGAAAAACAAATCAAATCGAGTCCTGACTCCGAAAAACCCGCGTTACAGCTGACACAGTTAAACACCCAACAACGACTGACTATCGCCACTGATGGCTTAAAGCGCACCTATCAACTCGCCGATGAATTGGGGATAGAAACCGCAGAATACAAACGCCAGCTATTTGGCGTCACCGGCAACATCACCCAAGATATTCTGGATGTGGATGTTGCGTATTCGATCCTCTCTCATTGGTCGGAAAATGCCCTGAACTGGGCAGAAGACAATGCGCCACAGTTGGTTTTTCAGCTCATTATTTTTGTGCTGATTTTGTTGGTAGCAAAACTGTTGGCGAGACTCACCCGTTCCGTAGTGAAATCCGCGGTCGCCAATAAAAACTTTAAGTTCTCGCAGTTGATGCAAGACTTTTTCGTCTCGATGTCTGGCAAAGCCGTGTGGGTAATTGGGATCTTGGTCGGTCTCTCGCAGATCGGGGTCAATCTTACTCCGGTACTCACTGGCTTTGGTATCGCTGGGGTCATTATCGGCTTTGCGCTGCAAGATACGCTATCAAACTTTGCTGCGGGGATGATGCTACTGATCTATCGTCCCTTCGATGTGGGTGATTTTGTCTACGCCGGTGGCGTGGATGGCAAAGTAGGCAATATGAGCTTGGTGAATACCACGATTCGCACGTTTGATAATCAAATTATCATTGTGCCGAACAGCAAAATTTGGGGCGACGTGATTAAAAACGTCACCCGAGAGCGGATTCGGCGGGTGGATATGGTGTTCAGTATTGGCTACAAAGATGACCTTCTCAGAGCAGAAGCCGTGCTCACCGAAATTGTCCAATCACATCCTGCGGTACTTCGTACACCAGAGCCCATGATCAAAGTACATGTTCTGAATACCTCCTCGGTGGACTTTATTGTTCGACCATGGGTAAAAACCGATGATTATTGGGACGTCTACTGGGATGTCACCAAAACGGTCAAATTGCGCTTTGATGAAGAAGGCATCTCAATTCCATTCCCGCAACAAGACGTCCATCTGAATTGGGTCTCGACAGCGCCAGAGGCTCGGTCAGATTGA
- a CDS encoding efflux RND transporter periplasmic adaptor subunit yields MLDSKLGFTLRNVLTVAACVAMLNSLTACSEAPQQQDTKTAPRPALVEITQAQSSANLSFNGIVRASERAELAFEVGGRLTSLQVEEGDAITQGQLLASLDQEDAQTALDSANIELNDANIEYKRAKAIFEKSQAISQADLEKIKSRRDLAQNRVDEAKRALANTQLRSPFDGIVARQHVDNFSQLQANEPVLTVQNIDNLEAEIHVPHRVVISGDQRTRAIGILSAIPNKQFPLVLKTFASEPDPVSQTYPVVLSFTDLKGERILPGMSLKVMPAIPTSSKDANPLITLPLTAVVPDNQGGQFVWVVNKDNITEKRAINIGELNKSRIVVTGNLSVGEKVIIAGVSSVKPGMEVRPYTEENHGAL; encoded by the coding sequence ATGCTAGATTCAAAGCTTGGGTTTACCCTGCGAAACGTCCTCACCGTGGCGGCCTGTGTCGCTATGCTCAATTCACTTACTGCGTGTAGTGAAGCGCCGCAACAACAAGACACAAAAACTGCGCCGCGTCCAGCACTCGTCGAAATCACACAAGCGCAGTCAAGTGCAAACCTTAGCTTTAATGGTATCGTCAGAGCATCAGAGCGCGCAGAACTTGCTTTTGAGGTCGGTGGACGTTTAACGTCGCTTCAAGTGGAAGAAGGAGACGCTATCACTCAAGGACAGCTGCTTGCCTCATTAGATCAGGAGGATGCGCAAACCGCGCTCGATTCCGCAAACATCGAGCTTAACGATGCCAATATCGAGTACAAGCGCGCCAAAGCGATTTTTGAGAAGAGCCAAGCCATCTCCCAAGCGGATCTCGAGAAAATCAAATCACGGCGTGACCTCGCGCAAAACCGTGTCGACGAAGCAAAGCGCGCCCTAGCGAATACGCAGCTGCGCTCACCGTTTGATGGCATCGTCGCGCGACAACATGTCGACAATTTCAGCCAGCTGCAAGCGAATGAACCTGTCCTCACCGTTCAAAATATCGATAACTTAGAAGCGGAAATTCACGTGCCACACCGCGTAGTAATTTCTGGTGATCAGCGCACCCGCGCCATTGGCATTCTCTCGGCTATTCCTAATAAACAATTCCCTTTGGTGTTAAAAACGTTCGCCTCCGAGCCTGATCCCGTGTCACAAACGTATCCAGTGGTCTTATCGTTTACCGATTTGAAGGGTGAGCGCATTCTGCCAGGCATGTCACTAAAAGTGATGCCTGCAATACCAACCAGTAGTAAGGATGCAAACCCATTAATCACATTACCGCTTACTGCAGTGGTGCCTGATAATCAGGGAGGACAGTTCGTTTGGGTGGTAAACAAAGACAACATCACCGAGAAACGCGCCATCAATATCGGCGAACTAAATAAAAGTCGCATCGTGGTCACTGGTAATCTATCTGTGGGTGAAAAAGTCATTATTGCAGGAGTATCCAGTGTGAAACCAGGCATGGAAGTCCGTCCCTATACGGAAGAGAATCACGGAGCGTTATAA